In Nitrososphaerales archaeon, a genomic segment contains:
- a CDS encoding heme o synthase yields MPLSESVSNYWKLTKPRIWALLVFTGFVAMLVAYRETGVSPSLFQILVLVAALTLGSASADVLTNYHDRDIDSVMKRTMGRPLPSGKIAPGNALVFGLTMAVLSVLLAGWFNLLSATFMLIGLVDNIVVYSLVLKRRSWLNIILGGISGGMPVLVGYAAVADGVSPIALYMSALVIVWIPTHIWSLAIVSKEDYRAARVPMLPVVFGDKVGTVCIAATSALLAVFSVAIFLFTTISIFYTVAATVLSAAVMGYSAKLAIDRNVNTAWTLFKITSPYLTVIFLVLGITVWLPR; encoded by the coding sequence TTGCCGCTGTCTGAGTCGGTCTCGAATTACTGGAAGCTCACGAAACCCAGGATATGGGCTTTGCTCGTTTTCACGGGGTTCGTCGCCATGCTTGTGGCCTACAGGGAGACCGGAGTCTCCCCGTCTCTGTTCCAGATTCTCGTCCTGGTTGCCGCTCTGACTCTCGGCTCCGCCTCCGCTGACGTCCTGACGAACTATCACGACCGAGACATAGACAGCGTCATGAAGAGGACGATGGGGAGGCCGCTCCCGAGCGGGAAGATAGCTCCTGGGAATGCGCTCGTGTTCGGCCTAACAATGGCAGTCCTGTCTGTGCTTCTCGCGGGCTGGTTTAACCTTCTTTCTGCGACGTTCATGCTGATTGGACTCGTTGACAACATCGTAGTCTACTCTCTCGTGCTGAAGCGGAGGAGTTGGCTGAACATAATCCTAGGCGGCATCTCGGGAGGGATGCCTGTGCTAGTCGGGTACGCAGCTGTGGCAGACGGTGTCTCGCCAATCGCTCTCTACATGTCGGCCCTCGTAATAGTGTGGATACCGACCCACATCTGGAGCCTAGCAATAGTTAGCAAGGAGGACTACAGGGCCGCCAGGGTGCCTATGCTCCCCGTGGTGTTCGGAGACAAAGTGGGAACGGTCTGCATAGCCGCGACCAGCGCGCTGCTTGCAGTCTTCTCAGTGGCGATCTTCCTGTTCACAACAATCAGCATCTTCTACACAGTCGCCGCGACAGTCCTGAGTGCCGCAGTCATGGGCTACAGCGCGAAGCTTGCCATAGACAGGAACGTGAACACGGCCTGGACCCTGTTCAAGATAACGAGCCCCTACCTCACGGTCATCTTCCTCGTGCTCGGCATCACAGTCTGGTTACCCCGATGA
- a CDS encoding twin-arginine translocase TatA/TatE family subunit → MASGDPLQWIVIGVIVEVIFLWGPQKIPDIARALSRARGE, encoded by the coding sequence ATGGCGTCAGGAGACCCGCTACAGTGGATTGTGATCGGTGTCATCGTCGAAGTCATCTTTCTGTGGGGGCCGCAGAAGATTCCGGACATCGCCAGGGCCCTGAGCAGGGCGAGGGGCGAATGA
- a CDS encoding twin-arginine translocase subunit TatC, with amino-acid sequence MTDSLGALASKSMTLREHLGELKQRVKAVAIAYIASMAFWLLFPAAAFDPSALFTGLYKPMIAFVLDNAASLAAGRVTIISGSLTAPLEIYFLASAVMALVTSSPVFGYEIFKFVDPALYPNEKKLLGRFMTAFIGLFVGGAAIGYFLLTPAIIRFMTYFALVFGISPVVTASDYFGMVFITVGAAAIAFTTPAVFVLLVQFGILSSTALTKNRLIVYLGLYVLIAALTPEPVVGHFGMFFPIVIMLEISAIIARRIEKKRIQRPAGEAFGKEKDRCASCGWRLDENKQFCPNCGRAWV; translated from the coding sequence TTGACAGACTCACTGGGAGCATTGGCTTCGAAATCGATGACGCTGAGGGAGCACTTGGGCGAGCTAAAGCAGAGAGTGAAGGCAGTCGCGATTGCTTACATCGCGAGCATGGCTTTCTGGCTGCTTTTCCCGGCGGCGGCCTTCGACCCGAGCGCCCTTTTTACGGGATTGTACAAGCCGATGATCGCCTTCGTGTTGGATAACGCGGCAAGTCTTGCGGCGGGCAGGGTGACGATCATATCAGGGAGTCTGACCGCACCGTTGGAGATATACTTCCTGGCCTCGGCAGTCATGGCTTTGGTCACATCAAGCCCTGTGTTTGGTTACGAGATTTTCAAATTCGTCGACCCGGCCCTCTATCCCAACGAAAAGAAACTCCTAGGAAGGTTCATGACGGCTTTCATTGGCCTTTTTGTGGGCGGAGCAGCAATCGGGTACTTCCTCCTTACTCCGGCCATCATCCGGTTCATGACCTATTTTGCACTGGTCTTTGGCATATCGCCCGTTGTCACGGCTAGCGATTACTTTGGAATGGTCTTCATCACAGTTGGGGCGGCGGCGATAGCCTTCACAACTCCTGCTGTCTTTGTGCTCCTAGTCCAGTTCGGGATCCTTTCGAGCACCGCTCTTACAAAAAACAGGCTGATAGTCTACTTGGGTCTGTACGTCTTGATAGCTGCATTGACGCCTGAGCCCGTAGTAGGGCACTTCGGGATGTTCTTTCCCATAGTAATAATGCTCGAAATCTCAGCCATAATAGCCAGAAGGATTGAGAAGAAAAGAATACAAAGACCCGCAGGGGAAGCTTTCGGAAAGGAAAAAGACAGATGCGCCTCTTGCGGATGGCGGCTAGACGAAAACAAACAGTTCTGTCCTAATTGCGGACGCGCGTGGGTGTAG